In Aminivibrio sp., a genomic segment contains:
- a CDS encoding mechanosensitive ion channel domain-containing protein yields MRQYLPTAAIRKHLVVPGLVAMLGMVLIAALPYAEAKLAPAAFRILLRTAKIGLVASMTWLALGGVSLFEIYFRNRFDISAADNLKARKIQTQFILFKRLLVILILFLSVSIALLSIDDFRRIGTSLLASVGVAGIIVGISAQRTVGTFLAGIHLAIAEPIRIDDVVVAEGEWGRVEEITFTFVVLRLWDSRRLVLPTTYFLEKPFQNWTRVSADIIGTAFFHVDFSADVEQIREFFYTVLGTTPLWDGKAKALQVTDCTPRSMEVRALMSAANSGVAWDLRCHVRERMMEWLRLEHPDWLPRARAEVNGRGEKPIPWSAPERDRNDADSPEIV; encoded by the coding sequence ATGAGACAGTACCTACCCACAGCCGCCATCCGGAAACACCTCGTTGTGCCGGGACTTGTGGCCATGCTCGGCATGGTTTTAATAGCCGCTCTCCCCTATGCGGAAGCAAAATTGGCACCGGCGGCTTTCCGTATTCTTCTCAGGACGGCGAAAATCGGCCTGGTGGCATCTATGACCTGGCTTGCTCTCGGTGGGGTCAGTCTTTTCGAAATCTATTTCAGGAACAGGTTCGACATCTCCGCCGCAGACAACCTCAAAGCCAGGAAAATACAGACACAGTTCATTCTCTTCAAAAGGCTGCTCGTCATACTTATCCTCTTTCTTTCGGTATCCATAGCACTCCTGAGTATCGACGATTTCCGGCGCATAGGCACATCTCTCCTGGCCTCCGTCGGTGTTGCAGGTATCATCGTGGGAATTTCAGCCCAGAGAACGGTGGGAACCTTCCTCGCCGGAATCCACCTCGCTATTGCCGAACCCATCCGAATCGACGACGTGGTCGTGGCGGAAGGGGAATGGGGCAGGGTTGAAGAGATCACCTTCACCTTTGTGGTCCTCCGCCTCTGGGATTCACGCCGTCTCGTCCTTCCGACGACCTACTTCCTTGAAAAACCCTTCCAGAACTGGACCCGCGTTTCGGCGGACATCATAGGCACCGCTTTCTTCCACGTGGATTTTTCAGCAGACGTGGAGCAGATCCGGGAGTTTTTTTACACAGTTCTCGGCACAACCCCCCTGTGGGACGGGAAGGCGAAAGCCCTCCAGGTGACGGACTGTACTCCCCGCTCCATGGAGGTACGGGCCCTCATGAGTGCAGCAAATTCGGGAGTCGCCTGGGACCTCCGCTGCCATGTCAGGGAAAGAATGATGGAATGGCTCCGCCTCGAACATCCGGACTGGCTGCCCAGGGCGCGGGCAGAGGTGAACGGCAGGGGAGAAAAACCTATCCCATGGTCTGCGCCGGAACGAGACAGAAACGATGCCGATTCGCCGGAGATAGTATAG
- a CDS encoding PG0541 family transporter-associated protein has protein sequence MNMVWIHAGETLGREITEILDSIGVPTYSVWRNVLRKDNEGNGTRWDDAVFPGKNWSVQFLCGDEMLASLREKFQFFLNDDYVRRTGVEIYVHKAERLL, from the coding sequence ATGAACATGGTCTGGATTCATGCCGGTGAAACGCTGGGCCGGGAAATCACCGAAATACTCGATTCCATCGGGGTTCCAACTTACTCGGTCTGGCGAAATGTCCTCCGGAAAGACAACGAGGGAAACGGTACCAGATGGGACGATGCCGTCTTCCCCGGAAAGAACTGGTCGGTGCAGTTTCTTTGCGGGGATGAGATGCTTGCCTCGCTGAGGGAAAAATTCCAGTTCTTCCTCAACGATGATTATGTCCGCCGGACAGGGGTTGAGATATACGTCCATAAGGCCGAGCGGCTTCTGTAG